The genome window ctatTAATCAATCACATCAAATTACCATCCCAATCAACAATCATCAATCACAATGTCTCGATTCTCTCGATACGATACCGACGAGGAGCGTCTCCCTGAGGGCATGCAGAGAGTAGGCTACGATGCTGACACTCAGGTCTACACGTTCCGCGACGCTGACGGCAGCTACTGGGAGAGCGCGCCTGGCAATGAGTACGGACAGCTCACAAAGGTTGGCGAAGCTCGTCCTGAAGGTCAAGAGACCGAGACCTTCCTCATGACAAACCAGCAGCAACGCCCCAAGATGACGTGGTTCACCGAGATGAAGCCTTTTCTCAACTTTCTCATGCTCGTCATCCTATCGCTCGTCCTGCTCTTCTGGTTCCTCGGCTACAAGGGTTCTTCGTCGGACGAGCGTATTCCCATAGCGGACTGTCCGGAGGGCACGGTTGCGTATGCGATTCACAAGGGCGATATATGCTGGGAGATTGCGAACAAGAATGGAGTGAGCGTTGATgacttgaagaacaagaatccGGACCTCAATTGCGAGGCTCTCAAGATTAATGATCGCATTTGTGTGCCTGGCAAGAAGAGTGTTGATTGAACGCGTCGTACCATGCGTTGTGGACGGGAGTACAAAGCCTCGCTGGTAACTGTTGTAGCCGTCAGGTACGGCAAATGATGCGACTTGTCTAACAGTTGAGCTGCGTCAAGTTGAGCCGGAGTGAGCTATGAACTATGAAGCTGTCTGAACAGGGTTGGTGACGTACAGGCTATAGCCTGGGTCAGTGTTGCAGTGGTATCTTCTTTGACGCGTACTGGGCATTGCTTGGTCAGTTCATAGCAGTATGGCAGTAATATTTCATGCCACAGACTGTCAACCAACCCTTGGATGAAGCTGTATTTGATCGCTTGGTGATAAGCATCCGAGGCCCAGACTTCTGGGAGCGTATCAATCAGCCTAACGCGTGTCAAGCAGCCAACCAACGTCATCATGGGCCTATCAGCCAACAACTATTGGCCATGGTTCATGGCTGCCATGCACCCGAGCTAGTGCAGCATCTCGGCCAGTGCCAGCAAACTCGAGGGCTTGTCTTGGCTGTCAAGGTTGCATTTATCCGACATCTTCAGCGATGCCTGGAGTAATCAGGCTTCAATAATACCTAGCCATGCCATCCACCGGAGACGAGACGAGTCTAGACAAGGCCGACGAAACAAAAGACAACAACACATCGCTGCCGCCCACCAAAGGCGGTCAAGCATGAGCATTAACTAAGGTACATACAACTTCATTCGGCGTGTTCTTGACCCGTCAGGGAAATCATCACCACAAAAAGCCCCGCGCTAAAAGTGGAAGAAACGAGGGGCAACACCAGACCCTGGGCTCCATTGCATGCGCTGGGCGCTACCAACCAGCGCGTGCACCTGCAAGAGCGGGGCCTGGGaattttttttctcttccaTGCTAATTTCGACTCGACTCGAGGGGACCccaaataatttaaaattttCGGCGCAGGTCTCTCGCgactcttttctttccttttcttcactACTATAAACCTTCgggttctttttctttttcccttcctttctctttctctttttttctctgtCGTTCAAGCTTCGACAAAGAAATCATCATGGATAAGGGGAAGCTTGCTCAGCTCCTTGAAGGGAGTCAAGTCCGTAAGTTCTATCATCTACGTCAACGATAAACAGCTGGCAAGCTCTGCTTTCTTTTGCTGCTACCTGTTGCCTCGCTATCCAAGCATCAAAACTAACATTCTTCTCTCTCAAGCCAACACAGAGCAGGTCAAGGCCGTTACCGCCGAGCTCCAGAAGAACTTCTACACACAACCCGAGTCGCTGCTCGCCCTCGTCGAGATCTCCCTCACACATGGAGATGCCGGTGTCCGACAGCTCGCCTCGGTCCAGGCCCTTCGTCTGATCCCTAAGTTCTGGGAGAAGACCGCCCAGGACCAGCGACAGCTCGCCCGTAACCACCTTCTCGAGGGTGTCCTCAAGGAGTCCTCCGCTGGTGTCCGCCACTCCCTCGCCCGTCTTATCGCCGGCATTGTCAGCGCTGATATGGAGAAcggtgagggtgaggagtTCCTCAAGCACCTCCTTcctctcaccaacaacgatAATGTTGTTGCCCGTGAGGTTGGTTCATTCCTCCTCTACGCTATCCTCGAGGAGGACCCTACCCACTTCGCCGACCACACAcatgaacttctcaagctcttccaggCCCGCATTGAGGACCCTCAGAGCAAGGAGGTCCGCATCAACATCGTCCGTGCGATTGGTGCCATCCTCATGATTGTCGAGCCTGAGGAGGACCCCGAGTCTCTCAAGGCCATCCAGAACTTTGTTCCTAGCCTGGTCAACATTCTCAAGGCTGCCgtcgaggctgaagatgaggagagcTACAAGATCGTTTTCGAGGTCTTCCACTCTTTCATTGCTTACGACTCTTCCCTCCTTGCCCTTCACCTCCGTGACCTCCTTACCTTCATGATTGAGCTTGGTGGCAACGTCAACGCTGAGGAGGACGCCCGATCTCAGGCTCTTGCTTTCCTCATTCAGTGTGTTCGATACCGACGCATGAAGATTCAGGGCATGAAGGACATGGCCGCTGAGCTCATGGTAAAGGCCATGCACATTGTTACCGAGCTCGatgccgatgatgacgaggaggacatTTCTCCTGCCCGTACCGCCATCAGCCTCATCGACACCCTGTCCAACGAGCTCCCTCCCCGGCAGGCTATTGTTCCTCTCCTTGAGCAATTCCCCCACTTCGCTACCAACAACGATCCTAAGTTCCGTATGGCGGCTATGCTCGCTCTCGGCAACGCTGCTGAGGGTGCTCCTGACTTCATCTCTACTCAacttcagcctcttctccctaccgtcatctctcttctcgagGACTCCGAGACTCAGGTCCGACATGCCTCTCTTGTTGGTCTGATCCACCTCGCTGAGGAGATGGCCGACGAGATGTCTTCTCACCACGAGCAGATCATCGCTTCCgtcctcaagaacctcgaggCTGCCTCTCAGGGTGTCTCCGACAAGAAGAATGTTAGCATCATCCGCTGCGCTTGCGGTGCCCTTGATACCTTTGGTGACGGCATTGACACCAAGATCATGGCCCAGTATGGTCCCAACCTGATTGGTCCTATGGTCCGTCTCCTCGATCACGAGGACTTTGgcgtcaaggctgctgctgcttctgctaTTGGTGCTATCGCTTCTTCCATGGAGAAGGGTTTTGAGCCTTACTTCAAGGATGTTATGTCTTCTCTTGGCAAGTTCGTCTCTATCAAGGAGGGTGAGGAGTCTCTTGACCTCCGAAGCTCCACCTGTGACAGCTTGGGCCGCATCGCTATGGCCGTCGGCTCCGAGTCTTTCCAGCCCTATGTCATGGATCTCATGTCTGCTAGTGAGGAGGCTCTCGGTCTTGACAACCCCCGCCTTAAGGAGACCAGTTTCATCCTGTGGTCCAACTTGTCCAAGGTTTACCACGAGCAGTTCGACCACTTCCTTCCTGGTGTCTTCAAgggtctcttctcttctctcgagctcgaggaggaggaaatcGAGCTTCCTGGTGTTGACGCTAGCCAGCTTGGTGACGGTGCCATCGTCATTGGCGGTAAGcgtgtcaaggtcaagactcCTGAGACTCAGGATGATATGACCATCGCCGCTGGCGGTGACGAGGACTGGGATGATATCGAGGacctcgaggatctcggtGCCGTGACTGCTGTCGCTCTTGAGCAGGAAATTGCCCTTGACGTCCTTGGTGATGTTATCTCCAACTCTTGCAACAGCTCCAACCTCGAGACATACGTCGAGCAGACCATCGAGAAGGTTTCTCCCTTCACCGAGCACACATACGAGGGATGCCGAAAGACCGCCATCTCCACCCTCTGGCGCACCTATGCCCGTGTCTTCCAGGTCTGGGAGGAGAGCGCTGGTGTCAAGTGGGAGGCTGGTCTTCCCCCCAAGTACACTCCCCCTACCTCGCTCATCAGCATGGGACaggctcttgagaaggcCACTATGACCATCTGGTCTGACGACAGCGAACGGTTAGTTTACCCCATTGtcttttctgtttctgcCAATATGATGAATACCTTGCGTTATACCCAGCTCACTCAGACGCAAAATGCGGTTGCTGAGAAAACGTCTAATCTACTTCTGATTCATGGCACTGTtatttcttgtttcttgcaTTCTGGTCTTGAATCGTTACTAACAGTCAAATAGTTCCGTCGTTACCGACATCAACCGCAACGTCGCTGCCACCCTCAAGGCTTGCGGTCctgctcttcttgcttccaAGGATGGTCTCCTCCAGGAGATGGTCTCGGTCGTTGGTCTTATCATTACCCGATCTCACCCTTGCCAGCAGGATCTtggcgacgaggaggaggagcaggaggttGATGCTGGCTCTTCCGAGTACGACTGGCTCGTCATTGACACTGCTCTTGACGTTGTTGTCGGCctggctgctgctcttggcAACAACTTCGGTGAGCTCTGGAAGATCTTCGAGAAGCCTATTCTCCGACTTGCCAGCTCCAGCGAGGACCTTCACCGATCCACCGCTGTTGGCACCATCGCCGAGATTACCAAGTACACTGGCGAGGCCATCACTCCCTTCACTGAGTCTCTTGGTCAAGCTCTTGTCCGCCGCCTCACAGACCCCGACCCTCTGGCTAAGTCTAACGCTGCTTACGCCATTGGCCTCGTTGTCCTCAACTCTGCCGACACCGGCAAGACTTTCCCCATGTACCCCCTTCTTTGGGAGAAGCTTGAGCCTCTCCTGACTGTCAACGAGATGCGCATGACCGACAACGTTGCCGGTGCAGTTTCTCGTATGATGACCAAGAACCCCAACAACGAATTCGTTGCTCAGGCCCTTCCCGCCGTTGTCAATGTCCTTCCCCTCCAGGAGGACTACGAGGAAAACGCTCCTATCTAcgacaacatcttcaagctctaCCAGCAGTCCAACCCCACTGTTGAGCAGCTTACTCCCCAGCTTATCAACGTGTTCGAGAAGGTCCTCAGCCCTCCTGAGGAGCAGCTCGAGCCTGAGACTCGGGAGATTCTCCAGCACACCGTCCAAAATCTGTACAAGGCTAAGCCTGACCTCCTGGCCAACAACCCCGGCCTGCTCAAGCTTGCCGGTATTCAGTAAACGGACAAACATCACGACTTGACGAATTTTCGGTTTGGTGGATTATATAAAAGTGACGAATTGCGATATGatttgatgaagaaaaagcaCGCACTAGACTACGATGCGTTGATAGAGTATAACGTAGTGCCACCATGCAAAGGAGCTGCATGGGTATATAAGGGCATGGAATAGGatgggaaaaggaaaaacagGGATGGCAAGCGCTGGGATTTCACGATGAAGCTTTAATGGCTTCGAGGATAGAGGACTTTTGATACCTAGGATTAGAAAGATACCTTTCCATATGGACATTTGTTTCCTTCATACTGTTTTACAGGTGCACATGTGTATGTCTTGAAAGGGAGATAGAGAATTGTTATCTTCAAACTTGATCATGTAATTCGGAAGTAAACGCCGTAAAATGCTACTGAACAATGGAATTACCAAATCCTTTTGGCAACCATCTCATACCTCATCACCTTCTCAAAatcgtccttcttcttctccgtcTTCTCTACCCTCTTACCCGGTCCTTTACCACCTTTCAGTCCCTCGTTCCTATCAGCATGGATCCATCGCTGTCTCTCctctccaacctcaacctgGCCAAAACCACCAACTCTTCGTCCGCCGGGTGTATCAAAAGATTCAGGAGCACGGCCCTGGTGTTCTGCACGCTTCATCTTTGTGTATCTGTTGCGGGAGTACTTGAGAAGGATCATGCCTAGaaggagtttgagaatgAGTAGGACGAGGAAGGCGATGAAAAAGACGACGACCATGGTAATGGCGGCGATGAAGTCGTCGGATGTCCAGGAGTACCAGGGCCGAGAGTTGAGGGGTGAGCCGTATGGATAGCCGTATGTTGCGCGGCCGAGGGAGTCGCGGATGAGAGAGTCGAAGCGGTTGAGAGCAGCTATCATAGCGGGTGACGAGGGTGTGGCTGATTCTTCGGAGAGAGATGTCTGCGTTGATTGGGGGATGGGCATGGGCATAGGCATAGGTAGATGGGTCGACAGAAGCATGTGGTAGGTTTGAACAGAGGCGCGAATAAAGAGACAGGATAGGGGTATGACAGCAAGACCGAGACGCTTGGTCAGAGAGGGAGTCATGAAAGCCTAGAGGCGTTAGTTGTAACACGATAAGGGATTAGAATGACTTACGTTggtatagtaatctttacatAGGATATCAAGAATACGGCTGTAGAAAGCTGGTTTGATGTTGTTAAACTTCGTCACATAGGCGTGTTTAATGGTATCGACAAGCATCTCACTACCAATTACAATGAAGAAGGGGGACAGAACTTCGCCTGACATGAGCCACGAGGGTAGTACAGTAAAGCTGTGTGGTAGGATAGAGGGGCTGTGATGAGGTACAGATGTCTCGTCATATGACTCTGAGCCGGCACCCGGGACACTGAGGCCACCAACCTCGACGACGTTACGCAtcccgatgatgaagagcatgATCCAAAGCTGGAACCGCTCAACGATGTCGGCGCAGGTGAGCTGGAAGAGGTTGTCCTTCTCGAAGCGCTTGAAGACAGTTGACTTGATCTCGACGAATTGGttcgagagaaggagagtcAAGAGGGCGTTGGAATAAGAATTGACGGCAACATTGAGGGTGATGACCTGATAGTACAGTGCAATCGAGTGAAGACAGCAGTATACAAGAGCAAGCATAAACATGCCCAGCGGGAGAAGGACTTTGGAACGACCAGACGCATTACGTGAGAGCGTTTCCGTGCTGAAGAGACACTCCAGAATATCCTGCCCCAGAGCTGAAAGAAGACGATCACCGACTTCAAGAATGTTGTAGATGACGTAGAGTTTGATGGCGGATTGGGCTCGAATGAAGTGATACATGCGGCTTGCGTCAAGAGTCATCAGGGCCATGGAACTGCATATTATGACAGCGCCTTGGAGAAGATCAGCTTTGTGAAAGGCCGAGAGATTCGAAGGCATGGATTTCGTCCTCTTATGACGAAATGCTCCAGACTCGGGTTGAGATCGAGACTGCAAAGGCTTGAAGTGACCGTTTCCATTCCCATTTGCCTTAAAATCATGAGTCCCGTTCTCATCATTCGAACGACCTCGAGGACGACTCTCGCTGCGTGATCTTCCTTCATCAGAGGTCTCATCGGCTCGCGAGGTCCTACCTCTCCGCCAGAGTCGTCCAAGGCCATACCACACGAAGCCGAGAAGCCATCGAACTTCTTTGAGGATGACATAGCCCCACCAACGAACTAGCATGCTGACAGCTTGGACAAAGCGCATGGGAAGAATGGTGAAGTTCCAAAGCCAAGCATCGAGACATGCTAGAGCTCCAAAGTTGAGCGTCATTTCGAGATGGGGCGGTAGGAGGATAACATTTTTAAGACGCTCGAATTTGACGGCATTGGATTCGTAGGGAATATCGTAGGCGTGGGACTGGTGGATGTACAACGGACTAGGTCTTTGAGCCGCCAGTTCGAGCTGTAGATGTGTAGGTAACGACATAGGTGGGAGAGGAATGATCGGTGGAATAGGCGACGGTGGTCGAAGGCCGGCTGAGTCTGTTTGAAGAGGTATAGCTGTCGCAGGTGTTGACCGGGCGCCGAGAATAGGAGATGTTCCGCCTGCACcatcgaggttgagatgCAGAGACGTAGGTCGTCCGGTTAAATTGAAGGAAGAGTATCGTCTCGGCGACGATGTCCCACTTGAATCGCCAGCTGTGACACGGCTCGTAGGAGGCGTAGATAGAGTTCTCGCTCCAGGTGATGGGCGTCGGTGAATATCCATCTGAATATCTCTGGCAGTCCGCAGAGCAGAAGTCAAGCCAGGACGAGCTTCTACAGAGGCACCGTTTTGCTGCGCAGGGGGAGGTACATCATCGAGGCGCATCGTAGGCTGTCGTATAGCCTCGCGCTGGTCGAGAAGATGCGTTGTAGATTCTTGGTCAATTGACCTCCGTTCTGGCGCGGGGGCCACAGGCAACGACTCAGGAGAGTTTGTGAGGCGC of Fusarium musae strain F31 chromosome 5, whole genome shotgun sequence contains these proteins:
- a CDS encoding hypothetical protein (EggNog:ENOG41~BUSCO:EOG09263H0Y), with translation MAASVDSINSHHLPPLLSPSSTPPPSCADTINDKLPTIPSDEDHSSEEGSHRSSSVRRVESNSSISEPAVEDDEVQEQEPAEETLDKEKDQDDSTAVPSGRASRSSTISNTTNPNVRRLSATEMQRLTNSPESLPVAPAPERRSIDQESTTHLLDQREAIRQPTMRLDDVPPPAQQNGASVEARPGLTSALRTARDIQMDIHRRPSPGARTLSTPPTSRVTAGDSSGTSSPRRYSSFNLTGRPTSLHLNLDGAGGTSPILGARSTPATAIPLQTDSAGLRPPSPIPPIIPLPPMSLPTHLQLELAAQRPSPLYIHQSHAYDIPYESNAVKFERLKNVILLPPHLEMTLNFGALACLDAWLWNFTILPMRFVQAVSMLVRWWGYVILKEVRWLLGFVWYGLGRLWRRGRTSRADETSDEGRSRSESRPRGRSNDENGTHDFKANGNGNGHFKPLQSRSQPESGAFRHKRTKSMPSNLSAFHKADLLQGAVIICSSMALMTLDASRMYHFIRAQSAIKLYVIYNILEVGDRLLSALGQDILECLFSTETLSRNASGRSKVLLPLGMFMLALVYCCLHSIALYYQVITLNVAVNSYSNALLTLLLSNQFVEIKSTVFKRFEKDNLFQLTCADIVERFQLWIMLFIIGMRNVVEVGGLSVPGAGSESYDETSVPHHSPSILPHSFTVLPSWLMSGEVLSPFFIVIGSEMLVDTIKHAYVTKFNNIKPAFYSRILDILCKDYYTNAFMTPSLTKRLGLAVIPLSCLFIRASVQTYHMLLSTHLPMPMPMPIPQSTQTSLSEESATPSSPAMIAALNRFDSLIRDSLGRATYGYPYGSPLNSRPWYSWTSDDFIAAITMVVVFFIAFLVLLILKLLLGMILLKYSRNRYTKMKRAEHQGRAPESFDTPGGRRVGGFGQVEVGEERQRWIHADRNEGLKGGKGPGKRVEKTEKKKDDFEKVMRYEMVAKRIW